A region from the Eptesicus fuscus isolate TK198812 chromosome 1, DD_ASM_mEF_20220401, whole genome shotgun sequence genome encodes:
- the LOC103297872 gene encoding sperm acrosome membrane-associated protein 4-like, whose amino-acid sequence MVLGWLLLLVMAIPIVMTGTMDCIFCELTDSSNYPGIPMTFGKDKECLMGEGTARGLGLIIKKGTMDISSYRRLEEPVTYQGITYSLTFTCHYGELCNRAPNPAGSLKAGATCLALGMLVLLH is encoded by the coding sequence ATGGTCCTCGGCTGGCTACTGCTCCTGGTGATGGCTATCCCCATAGTCATGACAGGCACCATGGACTGCATCTTCTGTGAGCTGACTGACTCGTCCAACTACCCTGGCATCCCCATGACCTTTGGCAAAGACAAAGAGTGCCTCATGGGCGAAGGGACGGCGCGAGGCCTTGGCCTCATCATCAAAAAAGGCACCATGGACATCAGTTCATACCGTCGCCTTGAAGAGCCTGTCACCTACCAGGGCATCACCTACAGCCTCACCTTTACCTGCCATTATGGGGAACTGTGTAACAGGGCCCCCAACCCCGCAGGCAGCCTGAAGGCGGGGGCCACCTGCCTGGCGCTGGGCATGCTGGTGCTGCTTCATTGA